In the Cryptococcus neoformans var. neoformans JEC21 chromosome 1, complete sequence genome, one interval contains:
- a CDS encoding High-affinity nicotinic acid transporter, putative: MGNMSTFATAATNKAEDCSSEVGISEKGVEAQDLKDVADIEVQVAGIDRAIERRMLRKQDFGLLPVLATVYLFNALDKGNLSNAKTDGLDKDLGLVGNQYYLMITVFYIPLCLCGTPLSIAAKRFSAARVIPLMMIGFGSCSLLSACVTNFGGLFALRFLLGIFESPMLPSVVFYLSQFYTRGELARRVGVFYAASSISGAFSGLLAFGIFQIKSGRLHGWQYLFLIEGAGTVAFAIFAFFWLPRSPATCWFFNEEEKQLSRMRMLRDGTSEIGEKVDFRDAFMPFIKDWRYIVWAFLALGLGVPLASVGNFLPQIVGRLGYSTVKTNLYTVAPNIVGTCFLVLFTQSSDYFRERAIHIVIPLIITMIGFIILGTIDVLNYKGVAYFACFLLCIGSNTPSVLLSTWYSNNSISENKRVVLTGVMVGIANASGLISANIFRAQDEPKYIPALAASAAFGGFTALLACSFGLYMRIENRRRNFAQGLPKSYGSKDVPTEYLGRGPKDQAFRYMF; encoded by the exons ATGGGCAATATGAGCACCTTTGCCACTGCCGCTACAAATAAGGCAGAAGATTGCTCTAGCGAAGTAGGTATATCCGAAAAGGGTGTGGAAGCACAGGACCTCAAGGATGTTGCGGATATCGAAGTGCAAGTTGCTGGTATCGACCGAGCAATTGAGCGCAG GATGTTGAGGAAGCAAGATTTTGGACTGCTCCCTGTACTCGCAACAGTCTACCTGTTCAATGCGTTAGACAA GGGAAATCTCTCCAATGCTAAAACAG ACGGACTTGACAAAG ACCTGGGCCTAGTAGGAAATCAATACT ATCTCATGATCACTGTCTTCTATATCCCCCTTTGTCTTTGCGGGACACCACTCTCAATCG CTGCCAAACGTTTCTCAGCCGCTCGGGTTATCCCCCTCATGATGATCGGCTTTGGTTCTTGCTCGCTCCTAAGCGCATGTGTGACTAATTTTGGTGGTCTTTTTGCCCTCAGATTCCTTCTTGGTATTTTTGAATCACCCAT GTTACCTTCGGTCGTTTTCTACCTCAGTCAGTTTTATACCCGAGGGGAGCTGGCGAGGCGTGTGGGTGTTTTCTATGcggcttcttccatctcagGT GCATTTTCTGGCTTACTGGCATTTGGCATCTTCCAGATCAAATCGGGAAGGCTGCATGGTTGGCAATATCTCTTT CTCATTGAGGGAGCTGGCACAGTTGCTTTCGCGATCTTTGCTTTTTTC TGGCTTCCTCGAAGTCCGGCAACTTGCTGGTTTTtcaatgaagaggaaaagcagTTAAGTCGCATGCGAATGCTGCGAGACGGCACCAGCGAGATtggagagaag GTCGACTTTAGA GACGCTTTCATGCCATTTATCAAAGACTGGAGATACATTGTTTGGGCTTTTCTTGCCCTGGGGCTGGGAGTGCCCCTAGCTTCAGTAGGAaatttccttcctcaaatTGTTGGCCGATTAGGCTACAGTACTGTCAAGACCAACCTATATACGGTTGCTCCG AACATCGTTGGTACATGCTTCCTTGTACTGTTCACTCAGTCAAGTGATTACTTCCGAGAAAGAGCAATTCATATAGTAATACCGCTAATTATCACCATGATCG GTTTCATTATCTTGGGCACCATAGACGTCCTCAACTATAAAGGCGTTGCATATTT CGCatgttttcttctttgcatTGGGTCCAACACACCTTCCGTCTTACTATCCACCTGGTACTCTAACAACTCAATCTCTGAAAATAAGCGAGTGGTTCTGACAGGCGTCATGGTTGGCATCGCCAATGCAAGTGGACTAATTTCTGCCAATATCTTTCGT GCGCAAGACGAGCCAAAATATATTCCAGCTCTTGCCGCTTCGGCCGCTTTTGGAGGGTTCACTGCCCTCCTGGCGTGCTCTTTTGGCCTGTACATGCGCATCGAGAATCGCAGAAGAAACTTTGCTCAAGGGTTACCCAAGTCTTACGGGAGCAAGGATGTGCCAACAGAATATCTCGGACGCGGCCCTAAAGACCAGGCATTCAGGTATATGTTTTGA
- a CDS encoding chaperone activator, putative, translating into MEPKPLTAYQQTYHWRNKNCAPFAYDWIKQSLPGLKVDDGQQSAEISSVTSVSGDCDLGQRKGKLLTIYDLEVQASWIGKTKDGNEVKGTLKIPEVSHEAIDGVSDYVYEFSITGGSSSASEELLFYIRKSFPPLLSDKFNSFRPALLAAHGSATADAASAPDSGASTPAAYTPAPPTKGADEPINEEQKKEKKSVGATVTVEVKADLQASADDLWGLLTDENKIPMWSRSAAKLSLKAGSPYELFGGNVRGKVITADPPKKLVQTWQVKSPSWPSEHYGTMTLSLSQGSDTTAATFTLDGVPAGTQADVEKALNSFYIQGLKQMGLGTFL; encoded by the exons ATGGAACCCAAGCCTCTCACTGCGTATCAGCAAACCTACCACTGGAGG AACAAAAATTGTGCTCCTTTTGCATATGACTGGATCAAACAGTCTCTTCCTGGTCTCAAGGTAGATGATGGCCAGCAGAGTGCTGAAATCTCAAGTGTCACCAGCGTTTCAGGCGACTGCGACCTTGGCCAGCGTAAGGGAAA GCTTTTGACTATTTACGACTTGGAGGTTCAGGCAAGCTGGATCGGTAAAACCAAAGACGGGAACGAGGTAAAGGGAACTTTGAAGATCCCCGAGGTATCTCATGAAGCAATTGACGGTGTTTCGGACTACGTG TACGAATTCAGTATCACTGGCGGTAGTAGTAGCGCTTCTGAAGAACTTCTCTTTTACATCCGCAAATCATTCCCTCCACTTCTATCCGACAAATTCAATTCTTTCCGGCCCGCTCTCCTTGCCGCACATGGTTCTGCTACTGCCGATGCTGCTTCCGCACCTGACTCCGGGGCATCTACTCCTGCCGCGTATACCCCGGCTCCTCCCACCAAGGGTGCCGATGAGCCTATCAACGAGGagcaaaaaaaggagaagaaatcTGTGGGCGCGACTGTCACCGTAGAGGTTAAAGCAGACTTGCAGGCCAGCGCGGATGATTTATGGGGCTTGTTGACGGATGAGAACAAAATCCCCATGTGGTCTAGATCTGCAGCCAAGCTTTCTTTGAAGGCTGGCAGTCCTTACGAGCTTTTCGGAGGGAATGTTCGTGGAAAAGTCATTACTGCTGATCCCCCCAAGAAGCTTGTGCAGACATGGCAAGTCAAGAGCCCCAGTTGGCCGTCTG AACATTACGGAACTATGACTTTGTCTCTCTCCCAAGGTTCCGACACTACTGCTG CTACTTTCACTCTCGATGGTGTTCCTGCAGGTACCCAAGCAGATGTCGAGAAGGCTTTGAACTCTTTCTACATTCAGGG TCTTAAGCAGATGGG